The following is a genomic window from Motilibacter rhizosphaerae.
ACGTAGAGCTCGAGCCCGGTCGCGGCGTCGCCGCGGCTGGGCGCGTCGAGGGCGGGCGCTGCGACGGCGAGGGCCGCGGCGGTCAGCGCTGCGGTCGGTGGGGCGGTGAAGGTGCGGGTTCGCGGGAGGCGGGCTGCGGCGAGGGCGGTGACCGCTTCGAGGAGTTCGGGGTGGTCGGGCGGGACGTCGGCGGGTTCGATGCTGCCGAGGACGAACCCGGCGAGGGTCTTGAGGTCGGTGAACGCGTCGGCGGTGGGGACCGTCTCCCCGGCGACTGGGTGGGCGCCGCCGGCCAGCCACGTGTCGATGACGCGCTGGGCATGCAGGACCGGGGAGGCGTCCGGGAGCTCGGGCGCGGGGGTGCCGGCGAGCGGGAAGCCGCAGGCGTCGGCGGCGCGGCCCCGGTTCCGTCCGTCCGTCGACGGGGAGCCGCACTCCCCCGGCTCGGGGACGAGCCAGTTGCGGGAGTCGCGGTAGCGCGGGACCTTTCCGCAGTGGGGGCAGGCGTCGGCGAGGAGGAGGCGGTGCTCGGGGCAGGCGACGGCCCAGGCGAGCTGCCAGGAGAGCTTCCAGCGGCCCCCGGTCTCGTCGAGGCAGGCGGGGCAGAACCGGGAGCCGCGCCCGCGGGTCCACAGGTTCTTGCGGTCGGGGAGCAGGGTGGTCGGGTCGATGCGGAGCGCGACGCCGTCCCACCGGTTGAGGGCGAGGGCGGTGACGGCGTCGCGGTCGAGCCCGGCGGTGGCGGCGAGGGCGTCGGTCTCGGCATCGTCGAGGACGGTGCGGTGGGCGCGGTAGGCGGTGAGGCGGGACAGGCCGAGGGCGCGGAGGAGGTCGCCGGTGGGGGTGTGGAGGTCGTGGGCGTAGGCGTCGACCCAGGAGTCGAGGGCCTCGCCGGGCAGGGGCGCGAGGCGGACGGCGATGGCTGCGTGCGTCACGAGCTGGTGCGGTCCTTCCGGGTGTGCTCGGCGGCGTAGTCCAGGCGGACCCGCTCGAGGATGTCGCGGTTGAGGGCTTCCTCGCGGGTCGTGACGGCGAGGTGGCAGCCGCGGTGGATGAGGGTCATGAGGCTTCCGATGACTCCGGCGCTGCGTGCCCACAGGTACTCGGGGAGGTCGCGGTGGAGCATCCCGGGCCACGCGGAGCCGAGGACGAGGTTCTGCTCGATGCCGGAGAGCAGGCGCCGCCACTCACGTGACCAGTCCGAGTCGGACTGGTGCCACGGCTCCATCGGCACGAGGGTCCAGCGGCGGCGGGTCTGGGCGCCGGCGGGGGTGTCGCCGCCGAGGAGGGCGCTGGAGCGGTCGAGGTCGATGCCGGCGTACACGAACGTGCACGGCAGGGTCTCGGCGAGGTGCTTGAGGTGGTTGTTGACGGCCTGGCCGGCGGCGTGGGTCGGCTGGACGAAGTGGACGTCGTCGAGGATGACGACCTCGGTCTCGCAGCGGGCGATGGCGTCCTGGGCGCGGCGGGCGAGGACGGGGGCGGTCTGCCTGTTGGTGCCGGGAAGCCCGTAGAACATGCAGAGCATCTCGTTGAGGGTGCGGGGGTGCGTCTGTCCGGTGAGCCGGATGTAGCAGACGGGGACGCGCTCGTCGCCGGTGGCGGTCCGGTCGCCGAGTTCGGCGACGCGGCGGCGGTGGAGGTCCTGGCCGTAGCTGACGACGGCGGTGGTCTTTCCGAGGTTGGCCTGCCCGCTGACCGCGACGGCCGGCCTGATCCTCTGCCTGACCTCGCTGTTGGACTCGACGACGAGGTCGAGGTCCTCGAGGACCCGCCGCAGGGACGGGGTCTTGAACGGGCCGAGGTTCTGGTGCCAGGCGCGCCGCTCCCGGTTGTAGCGGGCCAGGTCGAGCTGGGACACGGCGGCGAGGTCGGCGGTGGGGATGGTGGTGGGCTTCGGGGGCTTCTGCTCGTTGACGGCGGCGAGCCATCCGGTGCGACTGTTGAGCGGCTCCTCCATCGTCTCCGGCGCCGGCGGGGCGGCGCGTCGGGCGGTGCTCCTGCGTGCGGTCACAGCATCTCCATGGGCTCGATGTCGTCGTCCTGGTCGGGGGCGGGGCCGCGGCGCTCCTCGTCGGGGAGGTCGAGGTCGGCCAGGGGCGCGCCCGTCGCGGGGGGCGCGTCTGCCGCGCCCCGGGGAACCGCGGCAGCGGGGGTCGGGTCGAGCGCGATGGCGCTGTAGACGTACTCCTCCGGGGTCTGGTCCCCGGAGACGGGAGCCGCTACGACGGCGGCCGCCTTGAGGTCGCCGCGGGCCGCTGCGGAGCGGATGGCGGCAATGCGCTGCGGGCGGGTCGCGACGATGCCGGACGTCCAGTCGTCGATGAGACGGAGCAGGACGGGCTCGACGTCGCGCCGTTCCTCACGGGCGAGCGCCTTCGCGATGGCGACGACCTCCTCCCCGAACGGGGCGGGGACCTCGGGGGCGTGGACCCAGCGGAGGCGGTGCCACGTGTTGTCGGCCGGGTCCTGGAAGTAGGCGTGCCGGACGTCGTCGGGGTCGCGGCGCACCGGCCACCGGCCCTCCCGCGCGGGGTAGGGGCTGGCCTGGTCGCGGTAGGGGGTGAGGGCGGGGCCGTTGTAGCGCAGGCCGTCGAACTCGATGCCGTAGTGCTTGATGTGGACCCATCGGGTCGGCAGGAAGTTGAAGATGTGGGTGCGACTGGCGGGCAGCCGGAGGAGCCCGGCCCTGGCGATGCCGACGTTGAGCATGTCGCGGGGGCTGACGGGCACGCCGGGCCGCTCCGGCAGCGCGAGCCCGTCGTGGGGCCTGGCGTGGTAGCAGTCGCGGATCCACTCGCGCAGGATCGCCTCGAGCTCGTCGAGGTAGTAGAACGCCTTGCTCTCGATGTCCACGCCTCGGGCGAGGGGGTCAGAGCCCTTGAACCCGGGCAGGTTCTGCAGGACCTCGTGCACGGTGCGGAAGAACCGCTCGACCCTGGCCTTGTCCGTCGGGGTGCGGGGGCGGGCGGGCTGCACGGTGGCGCCGATGGCGGCGCACGCGGACAGGAACAGGTCGGACAGGTAGACCTTGCCGTGGTCGATGACCACGTTCTCCGGGGCGACGGAGGGGAGTTCTCCGCCCATCTCGCGGAGCCGCTGGTTCACGCCGCGGCGCTCCTCGTTGTGAGTGAGCGGGCGGCCGGTCTCCATCTGGTCGGCGTCGACGACGACGAAGCTCGGGACGCCCGCGTACTCCCCCTCGTTGGGGACGACCACCTCGTAGAGGACGAGGGACGCGTCGACCGCGCGGGTGGACCAGGGGGACAGCTTCAGCCCGAGGATGCACGCGGAGAACAGGTCGATCGCGACGGTGCACTCGCAGCGGACCCACTTGTGCGTCACCGGGTCCACGGCGAACACGTCGAGGACCGTGCTGTCGAGGAGCACGTACTCGCCGGGGCGGGTCGCGCGCAGCTTCCCGTAGGCGCCCTGCGGGGAGTTCGCTACCGAGCGCCGACGCTTCGCCGTGGTGAAGGAGGCGCGGCCCTGGGACAGCGCGGTCAGCGCCCGGTGCGCGGTGGCGCGCGACGGGAGCGGCACGACGCACCGGCCGTCGCCGTCGACGCCGTACTTCCGGCAGAGCACGACTTCGATCCGGCGGATCACTGTGTCCTTCCACCGGGTCGACTCCTCCTCGAGGTCGTCCAGCTCGGCGCGCGCGGCGTCCAGCCACCGGTGGTCCAGGCGGGCGAGGGGTCCGCTGCGGGCCCCGAACCGGCGGTCGGCGAGGCCCGCGGGCCCGCCTTCCAGGTAGGCGCCGACCCACCGCTTGATCGTCTTGGTGCTGACGCCGAGCTCGCGGGCCTTCTCCGCCATGCGGTCCCGGCGCGGGCGTGCTGGTAAGTACGCGTCCCGCGGTTCCCCGGGCGCGGGGACCTCCGCGCTCCCGGACCCGTACCCGGTCAGGACCTCGCGGACGTGCCGGGAGCGTTCGCGGACCTGCTCCAGCGCCTCGGGAGGCAGCGCGGCCAAAACGGTCCCGAGAGCCTCGCCGCCGGTGTCGTCTGACCCGGAGCCGGGCCGGTGGCCCTGGTCGTCCGCGGCTGCGCTGGGCGCGTCGACGAGGAGGTCGCCGGTGAGCCGGGTGACGGCGACCTGCCGGACAGTGCCGTGTCCGTCGTCGAGGATCACCGACGCCCCGTCGATCCCTTGCACGGCCCAGCGCGCGCCGTCCCAGTCGACACGCCCGCCCATGCGGAGGACGAGCCCTGCCCCGGCGCTCACCGCGGCCACATCTCGGTGTCGCCGCACAGGACCTTCGTCAGGTCGCAGGCGCGCTCCCCATTCCAGAGCAGGTGCAGCAGCGCGGGCCGCAGGAGCGGCACGTCCCCGGGGGCGGCGGCGGCGAGGGCGAGGCGGAACGTCGTCGGCGCCCCGGTCGCGCCCCGGGCGACGGCGAGGGACGCCGGGTCGATCCGGTCGGCCCAGCGGTACCCGGAGAGGAACCGGACGTTCGACACGACCAACGGGTCGGCGCCGGTCCACACCTCGTGGTCCCAGCCGCGGGCGCGGAGCGCGGCGCCGACCTGCCGTGCGCGCTCCCGCAGCCGCGGCCGGGTCAGGGCGTCGCGGCGGACGACGTCCACGACCGTCGCGCCCCCGCCGCGGCGGACGAGGAGGATGTCCGGGGTTGCGGCGCGCCCCCCGTCGGGGCGGAGGAAGACGAAAGGCTGGGTGAGCATCGCGGTCACGTCGGGGTCGTGCTCCCCGAGCAGCAGCCGGCTGAGCTCGAGCTGCGACTCGAACGGCAGGTGCCGGCCGTCCTTCTCGCTCCAGTAGTCGCCCGGGATGTTGGGCGCCCCCTTCCGACCGACGATCCGCCGCACCGGATTCCCGGCGGCGATCTCGGCCGCGGTCACGTCCTCGAGTCGCACGTGCCGCGACGCCCCGTCGCGTCCGCGGAGGAGCACCAACGGCAGGTACGCCGGCCCGGTCACGGCTCCTCCCCCCGGACGACCGCGCGGCCGCCGGCGACCGGCGGCTCACGGAACGCCACCGGACCGGGGGCGGCGCCCGCGGGAAGGTCGAGGATCAGCCCGTAGGCGTCCTCGAGCTCGTCCTCGACCTCGTCGAGGACGTTCCGGGGGACGCCGCGGGCGGCGAGCGGGGCGAGGGACCGGGCGCGCACGGCGTTGAGGCACACCGTGTACGGCTCGCCGGTGATCTCCTGGACGAGCCGGGCGGCTCGCTTCTCGGTGCTGTTGTGCCTGGGCATCGTGATCTCCCTGAGGGGTCGGCGGGGTTGGGTCGCCGCGGTTGCGGCCGCGAGGTCGTGGCTGCCGGGTCGTGGACGCCGGGTCGTGGACGGGCGTGAGCGGGGCAGGCAGACGCGCCCCTGCTGGCCGCTGCCGGCAGGGGCCAGCGGTTACGGCCGGAGGGACGTCGGCGGGCGCCGTCCCGCGGGAACGGGCCCGCGGGACGGCGGCGGTCAGAGCGCCGGGTGAGTCAGGAGGGGGTCCACGGCGGCTGCGTGGCCCCGGCCCCGCACGGGCGCCCGGTCCCCGGGGGACGCCGCGGCCACAGCCCGGGCCGGGGTCTCACGCCGCGGACGGTCACCCGGGAGCGGGAGCGTCGGGGTGACGACGGGGCGGGGCGGCATGACGGCGGGCGCCGCGGCGGGCGACGGGGCGGGAAGGGCGAGCGACGTGCGCTCGGCTGTCCCGGACGGCGGGATGGGCGCGCGCTTGCGCGCCACCGCGAGAGGTGTCACGATGGTTCCTGGTCTCCTGGTCGCTGATCTCGGCAGTGAGGCCCGGCTAGTCGGCTCCACCCGACTTCGCCAAGCGCATGGCGTCGAACCCGTCGCGGTCGACGCCATGACGCCGTCCGGACCTGTTCCCCGTCGGAAGCCGCTGGCTGCTCGCCTCGGGACGGGTTGCCAGGTGCCACGCTAGATCACCAGCCCCTATCATGCGCCGTTCCATGCCGTCAACCATGGAATTCGTGAGCGCTAATCGTGGCCCGCCCCGCCGTGCAGTCGAGGCCCCCTTGTCAGGCTCCTGCAGTCAAAGTCATCCGCCGAGGCAGCCTTGCCACCGCCCCGTGCCGCGAATATCGTTCGAATTGTGACCGCCGACGCCCTAGACCTGCGCGCGGTGGTCGACGACCTGGGACCCATTCCGTGCGCCAACCCCACGTGCCGCACTCCGCTGCGTCCGGTCGAGCCGGGCACGAGAGGCCGCCGCTCCCCCTACTGCTCCGACGGACGCTGCAAGGGCGAGGTCCACCGGCAGCGACAGAGGCTGCGGAAGGTGCACGCCCTCCTCCTCGCCGAGCATCCCGACTCGTCCGAGCTGTCCCAGCACCGCGCGATGGTCAACCACGTGGAACGGCTCATGACCGCCTACGGACTCGAGCCCGACGCACGTGATCCCCGCCCCGGCCGGCGACGCCCCGACGAGGGATCAGTGACCGGCGGCGTCGGGCGAGCGGTCGCCGACGCGCCTGCACCGCGGCCGGAGCCGATCACGACCTTCGTGTCCAACCCCGCGATCTGGCTGGACGGCTGCACCCAGAGAGAGTTCGACGAACACCAGCGCCGCCTCGGCAAACACCTTCAAGCCGCCATCACGAACCTGCGGACGCTCACCGGAGGCAAGTCACTCGCCACGGTCCAGGCGACCCTGGGAAGCGTGTACGACAACGTCGCCGGCGCACAGTCCCACTTCCGTTCGCTCGACCTCGCCGTCATCCGAGGCGACCCGACCGACGCCGACGCCGCAGAACGCTCCACCGGCGAGCACCGGGAGCCGACCGGACAGGCGCCCACGTTCTAGCGTCCTCCTCGCCGCCGAAGGCGCCCTGGCCGCGTCCGGAGCGCTGGCCGCGCTACCTGCCGGTGGCCGCGTCGCCGGCGATGTCGGTGAGGGCGTCCTCGAACTCGAAGGACTCGTCTTGCGCGCCGCTTCGGGCGTGGGCGGCCTCGTGCAGGAGCGTGCGGGCGAACGCCACCGGGTCGGCGAGCTGGTCGCGGCGCACGACGATCGCCTGTTCCTCGCCTAGCCACTGCCCGCGGACGTTGTCCCCGCGGGCCCCAGGCGCATCGTTCTCAAGACGCGGACGGCCTTGACCCGCCCGCCGAGCCGTGTCCCCGCGAGGCGGAGCAGGGACCGGGCAAGGGCGAGGACGGCCTGCTCCTGCTCCGTGAGGTCCGCAGCGGCGACGAAGTCGTAGGCGAAGCTGTCGTTGTACCGCGCCTCGAAGCGGCTCAACGTGGTCACCGGCTGATCACCAGTCGTCGGCCTGCCAAGCATGCGTGCCACGCCGGGAGGGACGATCACGAGCCGGTACCCGTCGTCCCTGGCCCGGCCGATCGAGGCACGGGCCTCGTCGAGTTCGGCGACGGTGACGAACAGGACCCGCTCGTGCCGGTCGAGGACCCTGCACGCGTGCACGGCCACCCTGATCCAGCCCAGCTCGTCTCGGAACCCCTCCGTGCCGAACTCCTGCAGACGACGCCCGGGCAAACCAGCTCTGGGGCTTCGTCGACGTGGGCGCCCGGGGCGAGCTCAGCGGCGTCATCCACCTCACCCCCGACTTTGGGCGCTGCGCCTGCCCGCCGTGCGTCAGCCGCACGACCCGGAGGAGTCCGCGCTAGGGCCTCGCCTTCGCCCTGCGGAGGCGTCCCCGGGGCCGGCCGTCGTCATCCCCGCTGCGGCGACGGCCGCCGCCGCGGCTCTCCCGCTCGCTGCGCGCCCTCGGAGGGTCGAGGAGGCTCTCAGCCGAGCTGCTCCTGGCCGGTTGGCTGCGTCCGCCGCGCCCGCGCTAGCGGGGATCCTTGCAGCGTCGCTCACCGGGAGCACGCCGGCCTCGGTCAGGTCCCTCTGCGTCAGTCGGGGGGACTCGAGGACCAGGTCGAGGAGGACCTGCTGGTCGGTCTCTAGGTCGGTGAGCAGGACGAGCACGTCGAGCAGGTCCGTCGTGTACGCCGAGGGCCAGGAGGTCGGCCGGATGTCGTCGAGCGGCGACCGGGGTCCGCGGGTCTGGGGTCGCGTTGCCCGGCGGTACCCGAACCACTTGCGCAGGACGTTCGTGCCGGACACCTGGTACTGGACGACCGCGGGGGGCACGGGCGCGATCCTGCTCTCGCCGACGAGCAGGGATGCCCGTGTGTGCGCGTCGTAGACGAGGGTGTCGGGCATCGTGCTCCGTCCACGCGCATCTTCGAGGAAGTCCAGCAGCCCCATCGCCATCGCCGTCTTCGCCCTCACCGCGTCCACGGACACCGGGACGCCCGCCCGGATCAGGTACCGCGCAGTCTCGACGACGACGGCTGGGAGGCATGCCCGACCGACTGGACCGCTCCGTTCCTGCGCCTGCTCGCTCGCGGGCGAACGGGGGTAGCCGGGACCGGCGGTCCCCGTACTGCCCCGACGGCCGCTGCCAGGGCGAGGTCCACCGCAAGCGTCGAGAGCTTCGCCGCGTGCACGACCTCCTCTTGGCCGAGCGGCCCACCCGCCCGCGCGATACCCGGGAACACCGGGCCATGGTCAGCCAGTTCGCCCGCCTCCTGGCCCCGTAAGGGATCGAGCCCGACAACGCCGCCCGCCCGAGTCCGAGGACGAGCCCTACACCGCCCACCCCGAGATTCCAGCGGCACCGACCCGCGCAGCACGTGCGGAGACCCCTCAGTCGCGCGAGCCGACGCTCCCCGACGTTCGTGTCCAGCCCCGCCGTCTGGCTCGACCGCTGCATCCCCTATCAGTTCTCGAGCACCAGCGGAACCTGGGCACGCACCTCGAAGACGCCCTCCGCGACCTCCGCAGGCTGAGTGACAGCCATGGCCGCATGGCAATTCGGGCGGCCATAGCGAGCGCCCAAGACAACCTGGGGAAGGCGTGCGGCCACTCGCGCGCCCTGGACCGCGCTGTCATACGCAACGAGCCGACGGACGCGCAGGCAGCCGGAAGGGCCGCCGCGGACTACGTGGAGCCCTCGCCCGACGAGGCGGCACGCTAGGGACACCTCGCGCATCTGCTGCCCAGGAGCGGGCGCCCGGGACGGGCGGCAGCGAGCGACGCGCACGGACAGCGAGTCCTGCGGGAAGCGGCACGGCGCCCCACTCGCCGTACCCCCGACGACCGCGACCCGCGCCCCACCCGGCGGGGTGAGCGAGCAGATGCACACGCCCTCGGCTGCGGGGTGCTCGTGGAGGGCGAGCCGGGCTAGGGGCGCGGGCGACCAGTGCGAGCACACCGCGCCACCAGCTCGGACACGGCGACGAGGGCGTGCCCCTCGGGCTCCCCGAACTTGGGCCGGCAGCACAGCCCATGCATCCAAAGCCGGTGCACCCCCGACGCCGGGCGGCCAACGGCCGTGTGGGACAGGAGGGCGAGCGACGCACCGGCACGGGGACCCGGAACACCTACGCGCCGCCCTCGGGCTCGCCCTCGCCTCCCGGGCTAGTAGGAGGAGTACACGGTGACGTCGTCGATGCTCCACCACTGCGGCGCCGAGCCCGTCTGCGCGATGCGGATGAACCTCGCGGTCGACGGCGCGGTCGCGATCGGGCGCTTCCACCCGTACCCGGCCCCGGTCGCGACCCGGGTCCACGTCACGCCGTTGGTCGACACCTCGATGTCGAAACCCCGGGGGTAGTCGTCGACTGACGCTGTCGGGGTCTGGACAGTGATCATGGCCACCGACTGAGCGGCACCCATGTCGATCTCGTACCACTCGTCGCCGGTCATGTTCCGGCCGCTGTACCAGCCGGCCCCGTTGGTTCCATCGATCCCCCACGCGGGGGAGCTGTTCGTCGCGGTCGAGGACGCCGTTGCAGTCCACCCGTCGTGGCTGACGACCTTCGGAGCGTATGCCGACCGCCCGCCGGAGAACTGCTTGATGACCCCGACGAGTCCCGTATTCTCATGGAACCTCGACGTGTCGAACTGCCTCAGCTTCGCCGTGAAGGTCGCCTGGTCGTCGCTGTTCACGATCGGCACGGGCTGCGGGTCGTCGTAGTACTGGCCCCAGTAGGCGAACCCGTCGTCGGCGGCACCCTTCACCTTGTAGGCCCAGTTCGACCAGGACACGCTGGCGGCGTTGAGGCCGGCCATGAAGCGCGCCCACTCGTCGTCGTTGTAGTAGAGGGAGAACTCTCCGACGAGCAGGGGGGCGCCGAAAGCGGCGAAACGGTCGGGGATCGCGGCGAGCTCGTTGGTGACGAGGTTGTCCTGCGCTGTCCAGTCCTTCGGGCCGGACATGTCGTACGGGTGGAACTCGTACATGACGTTCGTCCAGCCGTACGTCGCGGGCTTGGCGACCGAGTCCGCGCCGAGGAACGCGGGCATGACGACGACGTGGTCGGGGTCGACCGCGCGGACGGTCTTGTAGAGCCGGTTGAAGTAGTCGTTCTTCTGCTGGATGTCGGCGGCGTCCTCGGCCGGGTCGACGAGGGGCTCGTTGATGAGGTCGTAGCCGGCGACCCCGGGGTTGCCGGCGTAGCGGCTCGCCATTGCCTTCCAGATGTCGTCGACCTGGTCCTGGTAGCGGGGCGTGCCCCAGAAGCTGTTCGGGCTCGGGCCCACGCGTCCGCAGCTCGCCCATGAGCATCCGCCGCCGGGGACGGTGTGCAGGTCGAGGAGGACGTAGATGCCGCGCGACGAGGCCTCTCGGACGACCCAGTCGAGCCTATCCCAGGGGCTGGCCTTCCAGGTCCCGTCGAGGTTCAGGAACGTGTTCCAGCCGATCGGGACCCTGATGTAGTTCAGCCCCGCTGCCTTGATGCTGTCCAGGTCGGAGGTCTGCAGCCAGGTGTCCCGGTGCGCGTCGATGACGGCCTGTGCGCCGGTGACCCCGAACCGCTGGGTGAGGGTGGTGTTGAGGTTGTAGTCGTCGTTGTAGAGGCCTGCGGTGAGCTCGCCGATGGACCACCATTGCAGGGCGCTGCCGGTCTGGGTCAGCCGGAGGTAGCGTGCCGCCTGCGCGGGGAAGCTGATGTTGGTCGCCTTGAAGGTCCCGGCGCCGGTGGCCGCGGTCGTCCAGGTGGTGCCGTCCCTGGACAGCTCGAGGGTGAAGCCGCGAGCCCAGTCACCTTCCGAGGTCGTGTTCTTGGCCGTGTCGATCGCGACGTCGTTGAGTGTGGTGAGAGCGCCCATATCGACCTGGAACTTCTGGCCGGCGGTCTGCGCGGTCCCGGTGGTCCAGCGGGTGTTGACGTCCCCGTCGAGGGCGTTGACCGGTGCGTCGCCGCCGGTCGCCGTAGCGACCCAGCCGCTGCGATCGAGGGTGGTGCCGGTGGAGACGGCGATCTCAGCGATCGACCACCACTGGTCGGCGGTGCCGGTGGAGGTGATGCGCAGGTACCGGGGGTACTTGAAGCCTTGGAAGTCCGCCTGGATCACCCGGTTGTGCCCGTAACCGCTGGCGGCCTGGACGAAGGTGCTGCCGTCCTCGGAGGTCGCGACCTGCCAGGACCTCGGGTAGTCGTTGGCGGTGTCGGCTCCGGAGTCGAACAGGACCTTGTCCGCTGCGACGACGCGACCCAGGTCGACGGTGATGCTCTGCCCGGGGACCTGCGGCGTACCTGTCTGCCAGACGGTGGAGGGGTTGCCGTCGACTGCCATCGACGGCGAGGTGTTCACCGAGCTAGAGGAGGCGGTGGCCGTCTGGCTTCCCGGGTGAAGGGTGGGGTCGTCGAAGAGGTTGAGCTCGCTCACGGACCAGGGCACCGCTGCGTCGCCCGTCTGCGTGACGCGCAGGTACCGGGCTGCCTGCAGCGCGAACCGGACAGTGGTGACGCCTTCGGCCCCGGGTTGGTTGGCAACGCTGGTCCACGCGGAGCCGTCCTTCGACGTCTCGACGTCGAGGTTGCGCGCGTACTGCCCGGGACTCGCGCTGTCGTCCACGGAGAGCCGGTCGAAGAACGTCGTCGCCCCGAGGTCGATGCGCAGCCACTCCCCGCCGCTCTGGCTGGCACCGGTGGACCAGACCGTGCTGCGGGAACCGTCCAGGACGTTCTCGGCGGGGCCGCTGGACGCGGTCGCGGACCAGCCCGTCCGGTCAAGCGCGAACTCGCCCAGGGGGGACATCCAGTCCTCCTGGGTCAGCCAGCCTCCTACGTTGGTGCCGCGCAGGTTGATGGTCTTGCCGGTGCCGGCGTTCGTCTTGAGGACGTGACCACTCGCCTTGAGGAAGTCCACGGACCCGAGTCCGGAGGCGTGTGCGGCCGGCGCGTGAGACAGCACGGAGAGCAGCAGGCTCGCTATCGCGACCGCAACAGGTAGTGGGCGGCGCTTGTTCATCGTCTTGATCCTCCTTGACCAATGTCTCGGCACCGTTGCCGTGGATGCGTTTCTCCCCGCGCGGCGGGAGGGGACGGCGCGACCGCGCCGTCCCCTCCCGCTTCGGTCAGCTCACCTTGATCCGCGTGTCCGCGGCGCCAGGCTGGAGCGTTTGGCTACCGCTGTACTGGACGGTGATCCTGTTCGTCCCTCGTGGCAGCCGCCCGATGGAGACCACGGCGGTGCCTCCCAGGAGGGTGCCGGGGTAGGTGCGCCCGTCGGCGACCACCGAGACGGTCCCCTCCGCCGTCGCGGCGGACGCGGCGGCCGTCACCTGGACCGACACGCTGAAGCGGGTCGACGTGTCGCCGGTCGCCGGGTTGGCCTTCACCGCGACCGTCGAGCCGTAGCGGACGAGGACGGGAGCGCTGGTCGCCGTGCCGGTCGGCCCGGCGTGCGGCGTGGCCGTGACGCGGACACTGATGCTCTTACCCGCGTCGATGGCGCCGACTCGGTATGAGTGCTTGTCCTCGCCGGGGATTGCCTGCCCGTCCCGGAGCCACTGGTAGGCGAAGCGGAGCTGCGGCTGGGTCCACTGGCCGGGGGTCGCCGAGAGCGTCTGGCCGATCTCGCCGGGACCGGTGATGGTGGGCGGGACCGTGGCGGTCGGCGCGTCCACGCCGACCGTTCCGGTGAGGCGCAGGTCGCGCGACGAGGAGCCGACCGCGACGACGTAGTCGCCCGGGACCGTCTTCCAGCCGTTGCTGCTCGTGTCCCAGATCGAGTACGGGTGGTTGGGGGCGGCCGCGTCGACGACGACGCTGACGGTGCGTCGCTCGCCGGGGGCGAGGTCGATGCGGTCGAACCCGACGAGCCTCTTCCCGGGCTCCGCGGCCGCGGTCGGGAAGGTGAGGTAGATCTGGGGAACCTCGGACCCGGCGATCTTGCTCGTGTTCTTCACGTTGAAGCTGACGGTGGTGCGCGGCGCGCCGGATGCCGGGTCGTAGGTGGTGTTCAGCTTGAGGCCCGAGTAGTTGAACGTGCTGTAGGAGAGGCCGCGGCCGAACTCGAACTGGGGGGTGATGTTCTGCTGGTCGTACCACTTGTAGCCGAGCTGGAGGCCCTCGGTGTAGTTCACCTGCCGGATCTCCTTGGACCCGGCCGGGCGGGTGGTGGAGCCGTCGGAGAAGACGCCGGGGTACTGCGCGTTGGGCGCCGTGCCCGTGGGGAGATCGGCCTCGGCCTTGGGGAAGGTGATGGGCAGCTTGCCGGAGGGGTTGACGTCGCCGAACAGGAGCGCCGCGATGGCGTCGCCACCGGCCTCTCCGGGCCACCATGCCTCGAGGATCGAGGGGACGCTGTCGGCCCACGGCGTGAGGACGGCGCTGCCGGTCTCGAGCACGACGGTGGTGTGCGGGTTGGCGGCGGAGACGGCCTTGATCAGCTCGTCGCCGTGGTCGAACAGGTTGATGGTGTCGAGGTCGAACGACTC
Proteins encoded in this region:
- a CDS encoding TniQ family protein, with the protein product MTHAAIAVRLAPLPGEALDSWVDAYAHDLHTPTGDLLRALGLSRLTAYRAHRTVLDDAETDALAATAGLDRDAVTALALNRWDGVALRIDPTTLLPDRKNLWTRGRGSRFCPACLDETGGRWKLSWQLAWAVACPEHRLLLADACPHCGKVPRYRDSRNWLVPEPGECGSPSTDGRNRGRAADACGFPLAGTPAPELPDASPVLHAQRVIDTWLAGGAHPVAGETVPTADAFTDLKTLAGFVLGSIEPADVPPDHPELLEAVTALAAARLPRTRTFTAPPTAALTAAALAVAAPALDAPSRGDAATGLELYVRRRRDQGKPITPSVLRNQIGASTPLLGDILVLAARPLRGSLERVRARDDAATVTTANVPQLFWHDATPHLLRSVCQPQLLALALSAAVLTSDGRNWQRAQLDLGVDEPRSVSYAWACIRDRGLLDFAERFVTSVRQTLSDAPPPIDYDRRRRRFPDVDPLTDDEWDNVVTTTGWDLPPAGSPRDAYTAMALHEILTGSDPIGRTGNPDYSKGFVNGYRTFTRARLPDAAPALHETAAARLAREGIHEPVTWTPTVAP
- a CDS encoding ATP-binding protein; the protein is MTARRSTARRAAPPAPETMEEPLNSRTGWLAAVNEQKPPKPTTIPTADLAAVSQLDLARYNRERRAWHQNLGPFKTPSLRRVLEDLDLVVESNSEVRQRIRPAVAVSGQANLGKTTAVVSYGQDLHRRRVAELGDRTATGDERVPVCYIRLTGQTHPRTLNEMLCMFYGLPGTNRQTAPVLARRAQDAIARCETEVVILDDVHFVQPTHAAGQAVNNHLKHLAETLPCTFVYAGIDLDRSSALLGGDTPAGAQTRRRWTLVPMEPWHQSDSDWSREWRRLLSGIEQNLVLGSAWPGMLHRDLPEYLWARSAGVIGSLMTLIHRGCHLAVTTREEALNRDILERVRLDYAAEHTRKDRTSS
- a CDS encoding helix-turn-helix domain-containing protein, whose translation is MSAGAGLVLRMGGRVDWDGARWAVQGIDGASVILDDGHGTVRQVAVTRLTGDLLVDAPSAAADDQGHRPGSGSDDTGGEALGTVLAALPPEALEQVRERSRHVREVLTGYGSGSAEVPAPGEPRDAYLPARPRRDRMAEKARELGVSTKTIKRWVGAYLEGGPAGLADRRFGARSGPLARLDHRWLDAARAELDDLEEESTRWKDTVIRRIEVVLCRKYGVDGDGRCVVPLPSRATAHRALTALSQGRASFTTAKRRRSVANSPQGAYGKLRATRPGEYVLLDSTVLDVFAVDPVTHKWVRCECTVAIDLFSACILGLKLSPWSTRAVDASLVLYEVVVPNEGEYAGVPSFVVVDADQMETGRPLTHNEERRGVNQRLREMGGELPSVAPENVVIDHGKVYLSDLFLSACAAIGATVQPARPRTPTDKARVERFFRTVHEVLQNLPGFKGSDPLARGVDIESKAFYYLDELEAILREWIRDCYHARPHDGLALPERPGVPVSPRDMLNVGIARAGLLRLPASRTHIFNFLPTRWVHIKHYGIEFDGLRYNGPALTPYRDQASPYPAREGRWPVRRDPDDVRHAYFQDPADNTWHRLRWVHAPEVPAPFGEEVVAIAKALAREERRDVEPVLLRLIDDWTSGIVATRPQRIAAIRSAAARGDLKAAAVVAAPVSGDQTPEEYVYSAIALDPTPAAAVPRGAADAPPATGAPLADLDLPDEERRGPAPDQDDDIEPMEML
- a CDS encoding TnsA-like heteromeric transposase endonuclease subunit encodes the protein MTGPAYLPLVLLRGRDGASRHVRLEDVTAAEIAAGNPVRRIVGRKGAPNIPGDYWSEKDGRHLPFESQLELSRLLLGEHDPDVTAMLTQPFVFLRPDGGRAATPDILLVRRGGGATVVDVVRRDALTRPRLRERARQVGAALRARGWDHEVWTGADPLVVSNVRFLSGYRWADRIDPASLAVARGATGAPTTFRLALAAAAPGDVPLLRPALLHLLWNGERACDLTKVLCGDTEMWPR
- a CDS encoding type ISP restriction/modification enzyme, which gives rise to MPDTLVYDAHTRASLLVGESRIAPVPPAVVQYQVSGTNVLRKWFGYRRATRPQTRGPRSPLDDIRPTSWPSAYTTDLLDVLVLLTDLETDQQVLLDLVLESPRLTQRDLTEAGVLPVSDAARIPASAGAADAANRPGAARLRASSTLRGRAASGRAAAAAVAAAGMTTAGPGDASAGRRRGPSADSSGSCG